GCTTCAGTATCAGAGACAAATTCATTAATAGCTACTACTGCAGGTACTCCAAATTTACGGATATTTTCAACGTGGCGTTTCAAGTTAGCAAAACCGGCACGAACTGCCTCCACATTTTCTTCTGTCAAAGCGTCTTTAGCCACACCACCATTCATCTTAAGGGCACGAAGGGTTGCGACAATGACAACTGCATCTGGAGATGTTGGCAAGTTTGGTGTCTTAATATCAAGGAATTTCTCGGCACCAAGGTCTGCACCAAAACCAGCTTCAGTAACTGTGTAATCAGCCAAGTGAAGGGCTGTTGTAGTTGCCAAGACAGAGTTACATCCGTGAGCAATATTGGCAAATGGACCACCGTGCACAAAGGCAGGTGTTCCGTAAATTGTCTGAACTAGGTTCGGCTTAATCGCATCCTTCAAAATCAAAGCTAAGGCACCTTCAACCTGCAAATCACCTACAGAAACAGGTGTACGATCATAGCGATAACCGATAACAATATTAGCCAAACGGCGTTTCAAGTCCTCGATATCCGTAGCCAAGCAAAGAATGGCCATTATCTCTGAAGCAACGGTAATATCAAAGCCATCCTCACGTGGAATTCCGTTTAGAGGACCACCAAGCCCAACTGTAACATGACGAAGTGCACGGTCGTTCAAGTCCACAACACGTTTCCAAAGGATACGACGTTGGTCAATTCCCAGCTCATTGCCTTGGTGCAAATGGTTGTCAATCAAGGCAGAAAGAGCATTGTTGGCAGTCGTAATGGCATGCATGTCCCCCGTAAAGTGGAGGTTGATGTCTTCCATTGGCAGCACTTGGGCGTAACCACCACCAGCAGCACCACCCTTAATCCCCATTACTGGACCAAGAGATGGTTCGCGGATAGCAATCATGGTTTTCTTGCCAATCTTGTTCAAGGCATCCGCAAGACCAATGGTAATGGTTGATTTTCCTTCACCTGCAGGTGTTGGGTTGA
The Streptococcus toyakuensis genome window above contains:
- a CDS encoding formate--tetrahydrofolate ligase, with protein sequence MKTDIEIAQSIELKPIVDVVEKLGISYDDLELYGKYKAKLSFDKIRSVESNPVGKLILVTAINPTPAGEGKSTITIGLADALNKIGKKTMIAIREPSLGPVMGIKGGAAGGGYAQVLPMEDINLHFTGDMHAITTANNALSALIDNHLHQGNELGIDQRRILWKRVVDLNDRALRHVTVGLGGPLNGIPREDGFDITVASEIMAILCLATDIEDLKRRLANIVIGYRYDRTPVSVGDLQVEGALALILKDAIKPNLVQTIYGTPAFVHGGPFANIAHGCNSVLATTTALHLADYTVTEAGFGADLGAEKFLDIKTPNLPTSPDAVVIVATLRALKMNGGVAKDALTEENVEAVRAGFANLKRHVENIRKFGVPAVVAINEFVSDTEAEIAALKELCASIDVPVELASVWADGAEGGVALAETVVKTIAENPANYKRLYDNDLSVQEKIEKIVTEIYRGSKVNFEKKAQTQIAQIVQNGWDKLPICMAKTQYSFSDNPNALGAPENFEITIRELVPKLGAGFIVALTGDVMTMPGLPKRPAALNMDVESDGTVLGLF